A portion of the Flavobacterium limnophilum genome contains these proteins:
- a CDS encoding DUF2975 domain-containing protein, which produces MKKLNILKTILDIFWFFSIIACIPVIIILTMYLFESVPDMSINFKGHKIINHNALNKTIVAINTISSFIFLYSIYTLRKVVILFKKREVFNPKIPQMLNLIGISVLTSSTISSVCFLIYQRVEGKNPGLSLDFGGYDSFLISVSIGLFFMVLSTIFKIIYSIKEENDLTV; this is translated from the coding sequence ATGAAAAAATTAAACATTTTAAAAACGATATTAGATATTTTTTGGTTCTTTTCAATAATAGCCTGTATTCCAGTGATAATCATTTTAACAATGTATTTATTCGAATCAGTACCAGATATGTCCATAAATTTTAAGGGACATAAAATTATCAATCATAACGCTTTAAATAAAACTATTGTAGCAATAAATACGATAAGTAGCTTTATATTTCTTTATAGTATTTACACTCTCAGAAAAGTTGTTATTTTATTTAAAAAAAGAGAAGTATTCAATCCAAAAATACCACAAATGTTGAATTTAATTGGTATTTCTGTTTTAACTTCTTCAACTATAAGTAGTGTTTGTTTTCTTATCTATCAAAGAGTGGAAGGAAAAAATCCGGGTTTATCTCTTGATTTTGGGGGTTATGATTCTTTCTTGATTTCAGTTAGCATTGGATTGTTTTTTATGGTCCTAAGCACCATTTTTAAGATTATCTACTCCATAAAAGAAGAAAATGACTTAACAGTATAA
- a CDS encoding helix-turn-helix domain-containing protein, translating into MPIIVNLDVMLAKRKMRSNELADRMGITTANLSILKTGKAKAIRFSTLELICEILECQPGDIMEFVKEE; encoded by the coding sequence ATGCCAATCATTGTAAACCTTGACGTAATGCTTGCCAAAAGAAAAATGCGTTCGAATGAATTGGCGGATCGAATGGGAATCACCACTGCCAACCTTTCTATTTTGAAAACCGGAAAAGCAAAGGCAATTCGGTTTTCAACTTTAGAATTAATTTGCGAAATTCTTGAATGCCAACCCGGAGATATTATGGAGTTTGTAAAAGAGGAATAA
- a CDS encoding F0F1 ATP synthase subunit epsilon, whose product MILEIVSPEAKLFSGEVTSISLPGVDGHFQMLNNHAPIVSLLQKGLVKITAPSFNFSSESEGLFTKVNDQNYTLAINSGTIEMKDNKVIVLAD is encoded by the coding sequence ATGATTTTAGAAATAGTATCACCAGAAGCAAAATTATTTTCAGGAGAAGTAACTTCCATTTCACTTCCAGGAGTTGACGGACACTTTCAAATGTTGAATAATCACGCGCCAATAGTTTCATTACTTCAAAAAGGGCTTGTAAAAATTACAGCTCCAAGTTTCAATTTTAGTAGCGAATCAGAAGGGTTGTTTACGAAAGTAAACGATCAAAACTACACGTTAGCTATCAATTCTGGAACTATCGAAATGAAAGACAATAAAGTAATTGTTTTAGCCGACTAA